The Clostridium chauvoei genome has a window encoding:
- the rlmD gene encoding 23S rRNA (uracil(1939)-C(5))-methyltransferase RlmD — translation MRKGSALQVKIEKTEFPSVGVGTVGTKKIFVKGAFPGQTVTGKVKKKRQEYAELKLLSVDERADYEIEAPCEYFGVCGGCSSQNLTYEKQLEFLSDEVKELFEKANLPMGEYLGVVGSKNQWEYRNKMEFTFGDFEKGGELTLGMHMKGKSFGIITVDKCMIVDEDFRTVIKSTVDYFKDKELPYYRVMRREGYLRHLVIRKAINTGELMVNLVTTTQVDFDLSGYVEVLKSKDYKGELVSILHTENNSFSDAVIPEKINLLYGKDYIVENLLGLKFKISPFSFFQTNTQGAESLYSIVRDFMGESSDKVVFDLYCGTGTIGQIAASSAKKVIGIELIEEAVEAAKENAKLNGLNNCEFLAGDVGEIIKTVKAKPDIIILDPPRSGVHPKALEYVIKFNAKEIIYVSCNPKTLVENLETLIACGYEVVKSTVKDMFPNTPHAESVVKLIKK, via the coding sequence ATGAGAAAAGGTAGTGCACTACAAGTTAAAATAGAAAAAACAGAGTTTCCATCAGTAGGAGTAGGTACAGTTGGAACTAAAAAAATATTTGTAAAAGGAGCTTTTCCAGGTCAAACTGTAACAGGAAAAGTGAAAAAGAAAAGACAAGAATACGCAGAGTTAAAACTTTTATCAGTAGATGAAAGAGCAGACTATGAAATAGAGGCACCATGTGAATATTTTGGAGTTTGTGGAGGTTGTAGTTCACAAAACCTTACTTATGAAAAACAATTAGAATTTTTAAGTGATGAAGTTAAAGAACTATTTGAAAAAGCAAACCTACCTATGGGAGAATACCTAGGAGTTGTTGGAAGTAAGAATCAATGGGAATACAGAAATAAAATGGAATTCACTTTTGGAGATTTTGAAAAAGGTGGAGAACTTACACTAGGAATGCATATGAAAGGAAAATCCTTTGGTATCATTACAGTTGATAAGTGTATGATAGTAGATGAAGACTTTAGAACAGTTATAAAATCAACTGTTGATTACTTTAAAGATAAGGAATTACCTTATTATAGAGTAATGAGAAGAGAAGGATATTTAAGACATCTAGTTATAAGAAAAGCTATTAATACTGGAGAGTTAATGGTTAATTTAGTAACTACAACTCAAGTTGACTTTGATTTAAGTGGATATGTAGAAGTATTAAAAAGCAAGGATTATAAAGGTGAGTTAGTTTCTATATTACATACAGAAAATAATTCATTCTCAGATGCCGTTATTCCAGAAAAAATAAACTTATTATATGGAAAAGACTATATAGTAGAAAATCTATTAGGTCTAAAGTTTAAAATATCACCATTTTCATTCTTCCAAACTAATACTCAAGGGGCAGAAAGCCTTTATAGTATAGTAAGAGACTTTATGGGAGAATCTTCTGATAAGGTAGTTTTCGATCTTTATTGTGGAACAGGAACAATAGGTCAAATAGCAGCATCAAGTGCAAAAAAAGTTATAGGTATAGAGCTTATAGAAGAAGCAGTTGAAGCAGCAAAGGAAAACGCTAAACTAAACGGATTAAATAATTGTGAATTCTTAGCTGGTGATGTAGGAGAAATAATAAAAACTGTAAAAGCAAAACCAGATATAATTATATTAGATCCACCAAGAAGTGGAGTACATCCTAAGGCATTAGAATACGTAATAAAATTTAATGCAAAAGAAATAATTTATGTTTCATGTAATCCTAAAACTTTAGTTGAAAACCTAGAAACATTAATAGCTTGTGGATATGAAGTAGTTAAGAGTACTGTTAAGGATATGTTCCCTAATACACCACACGCTGAATCAGTTGTTAAGCTGATTAAGAAATAG
- a CDS encoding type I restriction-modification system subunit M, translating into MITGELKSKVDKIWETFWTGGITNPLEVIEQFTYLLFIKGLDDIETTKEAEASILGIDFERTFPENKQYLRWSKFSNEGDPEKMYLIVQNEVFPFIKNLHGNKESAYAKYMGDAIFKIPTPLMLSKIVDGINNIKFDKDKDTKGDLYEYLLSKVATAGTNGQFRTPRHIIDMMVNLMKPTPEDIIVDPAAGSAGFLVSSQQYLRENHANLFLVQGLKEHFNNNMFFGFDMDRTMLRIGAMNMMLHGVDNPNIEYKDSLSEVNTDNDKFTLVLANPPFKGSLDYEAVSADLLKVTKTKKTELLFLALFLRILKIGGRCASIVPDGVLFGSTGGHKSIRKEIVENHKLEAIISMPSGVFKPYAGVSTAIMIFTKTGTGGTDKVWFYDMKADGYSLDDKRNPIEDNDINDIIERFNNLDKEDERKRTEQSFFVPVEEIRDNGYDLSINKYKEIEYEEIHYDSPQEIMLRLRELEMEITAGIEDLAEMIGE; encoded by the coding sequence ATGATTACAGGTGAATTAAAAAGTAAAGTAGATAAAATTTGGGAAACTTTTTGGACTGGTGGAATAACTAATCCATTAGAAGTAATTGAGCAGTTTACATATCTTTTATTTATAAAAGGATTAGATGATATTGAAACAACTAAAGAAGCAGAGGCTTCAATATTAGGGATAGACTTTGAAAGAACATTTCCAGAGAATAAGCAATATTTAAGATGGAGTAAATTTTCCAATGAAGGTGATCCAGAAAAAATGTATTTAATAGTACAAAATGAGGTATTTCCATTTATAAAAAATCTACATGGAAATAAAGAGTCAGCATATGCAAAGTATATGGGAGATGCAATATTTAAAATTCCAACACCGCTTATGCTTTCAAAAATAGTTGATGGAATTAACAACATTAAGTTTGATAAAGATAAAGATACTAAGGGAGATTTATATGAATATCTATTATCAAAAGTAGCTACAGCAGGAACGAATGGACAATTTAGAACACCAAGACACATAATTGATATGATGGTTAATTTAATGAAACCAACACCAGAAGATATTATTGTAGATCCAGCAGCAGGTTCAGCAGGATTTTTAGTTTCTTCACAACAATACTTAAGAGAAAATCATGCAAATTTATTCTTAGTTCAAGGGTTAAAAGAACATTTTAATAATAATATGTTCTTTGGATTTGATATGGATAGAACAATGCTTAGAATAGGTGCTATGAATATGATGCTACATGGTGTTGATAATCCTAATATAGAATATAAAGATTCATTATCTGAAGTAAATACTGATAATGATAAATTCACATTAGTCTTAGCAAATCCACCATTTAAAGGTAGCTTAGACTATGAAGCAGTATCAGCAGATCTTTTAAAAGTAACTAAAACAAAGAAAACAGAACTTTTATTTTTAGCACTATTCTTAAGAATACTAAAAATAGGTGGAAGATGTGCATCTATAGTACCTGATGGAGTTTTATTTGGATCAACAGGTGGGCATAAATCCATAAGAAAAGAAATAGTTGAAAATCATAAATTAGAAGCAATAATATCAATGCCATCTGGAGTATTTAAACCATATGCAGGAGTATCTACAGCAATAATGATATTCACCAAAACAGGCACAGGTGGAACAGATAAAGTATGGTTCTACGACATGAAAGCAGATGGATACTCTCTAGATGATAAAAGAAATCCTATAGAAGATAACGACATAAATGATATTATAGAAAGATTTAATAACCTAGATAAAGAAGATGAAAGAAAAAGAACAGAACAAAGCTTCTTCGTACCAGTAGAAGAAATTAGAGATAATGGATATGACTTATCAATAAATAAATATAAAGAAATAGAATATGAAGAAATTCATTATGATTCACCACAAGAAATAATGTTAAGACTTAGAGAGCTAGAAATGGAAATTACAGCTGGAATAGAAGATTTAGCAGAAATGATTGGGGAGTAG
- the xerA gene encoding site-specific tyrosine recombinase/integron integrase, giving the protein MVEEAIIKIEQEMVSLLDDRQMKELHNVLVNSLGEFSISKEEKRKIIKKEINYCDIFICAKNVEGCSEKSIKYYKSTIEKMLIKIQKDVKDITTEDLREYLGGYSKKNNCSKVTIDNIRRIISTFFSWLEEENYILKSPARRIHKIRTGRVVKETYSDENIEVMRDKCEEIRDLAIIDLLNSTGMRVGELVKLNISDINFIERECTVLGKGNKQRKAYFDARAKIHLQDYLNTRTDTNEALFVSLLKPHNRLEISGVEIRMRQLGRKLNINKVHPHKFRRTLATKAIDKGMPIEQVQQLLGHSKIDTTLQYAMVNQINVKNSHKKYIG; this is encoded by the coding sequence ATAGTGGAAGAGGCTATTATTAAAATAGAACAAGAGATGGTTAGTTTACTTGATGATAGACAAATGAAAGAACTTCATAATGTATTAGTTAATAGTTTAGGAGAGTTTAGTATATCCAAAGAAGAAAAGAGAAAAATTATAAAAAAAGAAATAAATTATTGTGATATATTTATTTGTGCCAAAAATGTAGAAGGGTGTTCTGAAAAATCTATAAAGTATTATAAATCAACTATAGAGAAGATGTTAATTAAAATTCAAAAAGATGTGAAAGATATTACAACAGAAGATTTAAGAGAATATTTAGGTGGATATAGTAAAAAGAATAATTGTAGTAAGGTTACTATTGATAATATTAGACGTATTATTTCAACTTTTTTTTCATGGCTTGAAGAAGAAAATTATATTTTAAAGAGTCCTGCAAGACGTATTCATAAAATAAGGACAGGAAGAGTTGTTAAAGAAACTTATAGTGACGAAAATATAGAAGTAATGCGTGACAAGTGTGAAGAAATAAGAGATTTAGCTATAATTGATTTACTTAATTCTACAGGAATGCGTGTAGGGGAATTAGTGAAACTAAATATTTCTGATATAAACTTTATTGAAAGAGAATGTACTGTTTTAGGAAAAGGTAATAAACAAAGAAAAGCCTATTTTGATGCAAGGGCAAAAATTCATTTACAAGATTATTTAAATACTAGAACAGATACAAATGAGGCACTATTTGTTTCTTTATTAAAACCACATAATAGATTGGAGATTAGTGGTGTTGAAATCAGAATGAGGCAGCTTGGAAGAAAACTTAATATTAATAAGGTACACCCACATAAGTTTAGGAGAACTCTTGCTACAAAAGCAATAGATAAGGGAATGCCTATAGAGCAGGTTCAACAACTTTTAGGTCATTCTAAAATAGATACAACATTACAATATGCTATGGTCAATCAAATCAATGTGAAAAACTCACACAAAAAATATATTGGTTAA
- a CDS encoding Fic family protein, with the protein MEKSIDYNSFLQVLNETKGIHNSLNELLKYDFIYHSNKIEGSTFTTEALQLLFEKNIVTGTHTLDDVQETVNSFYTFDLVIESIDKELTLDMIKEWHSSLMYRTRLYDLGLAGVFKKYQNKIYGADFDTANPWEVEDNLNALIEEYYSLEKATIEDIAKFHLEFERIHPFQDGNGRIGRFIYLKQLLENRLALKYMNGETSSDYKNALGLSSSNNIKPLVEYINKQKDFIIENKNMF; encoded by the coding sequence ATGGAAAAATCAATAGATTATAATAGTTTTTTACAGGTATTAAATGAAACTAAAGGAATACACAATTCATTAAATGAATTATTAAAATATGATTTTATATATCATTCCAATAAAATAGAGGGAAGTACATTTACTACAGAAGCTTTACAACTATTATTTGAAAAAAATATAGTTACAGGAACTCATACATTAGATGATGTACAGGAAACAGTAAACTCTTTCTATACATTTGATTTGGTAATAGAGAGTATAGATAAGGAATTAACTTTAGATATGATAAAAGAATGGCATTCAAGCCTTATGTATAGAACTAGATTATATGATTTAGGTTTAGCAGGTGTTTTTAAAAAATATCAAAATAAAATATATGGAGCAGATTTTGATACTGCTAATCCTTGGGAAGTTGAAGATAATTTAAATGCATTAATAGAAGAGTATTATTCCTTAGAAAAAGCAACAATAGAGGATATAGCTAAATTTCATTTAGAGTTTGAAAGAATTCATCCATTCCAAGATGGTAACGGAAGAATTGGAAGGTTTATATACTTAAAACAATTATTAGAGAATAGATTAGCTTTAAAATATATGAATGGTGAAACATCAAGTGATTATAAAAATGCATTAGGATTATCATCAAGTAATAATATAAAACCATTAGTAGAGTATATAAATAAGCAAAAAGACTTTATTATTGAAAACAAAAATATGTTTTAA
- a CDS encoding DEAD/DEAH box helicase family protein, whose translation MLSNFKFLKGKKNFESFTNSCLEAEKSILVSPATTAILSRRALELAVKWVYSFDSELILPYQDNISSLIHNNSFIELIDYEMLPVIKYVIKLGNVAVHTNASISRGEAILSLNNLHKFVSWIDYCYADEYTAEEFDEDVLLEGGEKRIRPEELKDLYEKLSSKDKKIEEIRKHNEELIKELTEKRKSSKENYDFNIDEISEFETRKKYIDVELKLACWNIGSDVGEEVKVTGMPNNEGVGYVDYVLYGDNGKPLAVVEAKRTSKDPKVGQQQAKLYADCLENQYGQRPVIFFTNGFETYIWDDYNEYSERRIYGFYKKSELQLLIDRRKSKISLSKIDIKDEISNRYYQKEAIINVCEALERRERKMLLVCATGTGKTRTAISLVDVLSRHNWVKNILFLADRKALVRQAKNNFSKLLPNLPLCNLLDNRDNPEEARIIFSTYPTMMNAIDETKSKDGKRLFTPGHFDLIIVDESHRSIYKKFKAIFDYYDSYLIGLTATPKDEIDKNTYTVFDLENGVPTYAYEYEKAVEDGYLVDYSTIEVKSKIMEDGIKYDDLSEEEKEEFEATFEEDESIDKEIGNTAVNEWLFNADTIDLVLNKLMTEGLRIEGGEKLGKTIIFAKNSRHAKAIVDRFNTIYKKYGGNFAKVIDYSTNYVETLIDDFSDKNKLPQIAVSVDMLDTGIDIPEILNLVFFKKVRSKTKFWQMIGRGTRLCEDLLGLDEDKEKFLILDFCNNFEFFRVNPKEFEGGKVETITEKLFNIKVEIIKELQDLKCSDSEYMDLRKELVDELLNSIKGLNEDNFLVRMNLNYVQKFKNEKEWEALGAVSVNQLKEYVSMLITPLNDDELAKRFDLVMYNIQFAYLKGTNATRGIKSVINTAEQLSKLGTIPQIQQQKYVIEKVMTESFWESADIFELDGVREALRDLIKYLERKGQLIYYTEFKDIIISEERNTSIYNVNDLKNYRKKVEHYLSEHKDEISIYKLRNNKKLTKEDITHLENIMFTELGSLSDYQKEFGDTPITKLVRNIVGLDRTAANEAFSEFLNNENLNSLQINFVKLIVDYVVKNGMIDDNRVLTEDPFRTIGNIVELFENDIDIRGNLLKVIKEIKDNAIEVS comes from the coding sequence ATTTTGAGTAACTTTAAGTTTTTAAAAGGAAAAAAGAATTTTGAGAGTTTTACTAATTCTTGTTTAGAAGCAGAAAAAAGTATATTAGTTAGTCCAGCTACAACTGCAATTTTATCAAGGAGAGCTTTAGAGTTAGCTGTTAAGTGGGTATATAGTTTTGATTCAGAGTTGATATTACCATATCAAGATAATATAAGCTCATTAATTCATAATAATAGTTTTATTGAGCTTATAGATTATGAAATGTTACCTGTAATAAAATATGTTATTAAGCTTGGAAATGTTGCAGTTCATACTAATGCTAGTATTAGCAGAGGTGAAGCTATTTTATCATTAAATAATTTACATAAGTTTGTAAGTTGGATTGATTATTGTTATGCAGATGAATACACAGCAGAAGAGTTTGACGAGGATGTTTTACTTGAAGGTGGAGAAAAGAGAATTAGACCAGAAGAGTTAAAGGATTTATATGAAAAGCTTAGCTCCAAAGATAAAAAGATAGAAGAAATAAGAAAACATAATGAAGAGTTAATAAAAGAATTAACAGAGAAAAGAAAATCAAGCAAGGAAAATTATGATTTTAACATAGATGAAATAAGTGAATTTGAAACAAGAAAGAAATATATAGATGTAGAATTAAAACTTGCATGTTGGAATATAGGTTCAGATGTAGGCGAAGAAGTTAAAGTTACAGGTATGCCTAATAATGAAGGGGTAGGCTATGTTGATTATGTTCTTTATGGAGATAATGGAAAACCTTTAGCAGTAGTAGAAGCAAAGAGAACTTCTAAAGATCCAAAGGTTGGACAACAACAAGCAAAATTATATGCTGATTGTTTAGAAAATCAATATGGGCAGAGACCTGTTATCTTCTTTACAAATGGTTTTGAAACGTACATATGGGATGATTATAATGAGTATTCAGAGAGAAGAATATATGGATTTTATAAGAAATCAGAGCTTCAATTGCTTATTGATAGGAGAAAAAGTAAGATTTCATTAAGTAAAATAGATATAAAAGATGAAATATCAAATAGGTATTACCAAAAAGAAGCAATAATAAATGTATGTGAAGCACTAGAAAGAAGAGAAAGAAAAATGCTTTTAGTATGTGCTACGGGAACAGGAAAGACAAGAACTGCAATTTCATTAGTTGATGTACTTTCAAGACATAATTGGGTTAAAAATATATTATTTTTAGCTGATAGAAAAGCACTTGTAAGACAAGCTAAAAATAACTTTTCAAAGCTTTTACCTAATTTACCATTATGTAATCTTCTTGATAATAGGGACAATCCAGAAGAAGCAAGAATCATATTTTCAACGTACCCAACTATGATGAATGCAATAGATGAAACTAAATCAAAGGATGGAAAAAGATTATTTACTCCAGGACATTTTGATTTAATTATTGTAGATGAAAGTCATAGATCTATTTATAAAAAATTTAAAGCAATTTTTGATTACTATGATTCATATTTAATAGGACTTACAGCTACACCAAAGGATGAGATAGATAAAAATACATATACTGTTTTTGATCTTGAAAATGGAGTTCCAACTTATGCCTATGAGTATGAAAAAGCTGTAGAAGATGGATATCTTGTTGATTATTCTACAATAGAAGTTAAATCAAAGATTATGGAAGATGGAATTAAGTATGATGATCTTTCAGAAGAGGAAAAAGAAGAGTTTGAAGCTACTTTTGAAGAGGATGAAAGTATTGATAAAGAAATAGGAAATACAGCAGTTAATGAATGGTTATTTAATGCTGATACTATTGATTTAGTATTAAATAAACTTATGACAGAAGGTTTACGTATTGAAGGTGGAGAAAAGCTTGGAAAGACAATAATATTTGCTAAGAATAGTAGACATGCAAAAGCTATAGTAGATAGATTTAATACTATATATAAAAAATATGGTGGTAATTTTGCTAAGGTAATAGATTATAGTACAAACTATGTAGAAACTTTAATTGATGATTTTTCAGATAAAAATAAACTACCACAAATAGCTGTTAGTGTAGATATGTTAGATACAGGTATAGATATACCTGAAATTTTAAATCTTGTTTTCTTTAAAAAGGTAAGAAGTAAAACAAAGTTCTGGCAAATGATAGGTAGAGGAACAAGATTATGTGAAGATTTATTAGGTTTAGATGAAGATAAAGAGAAATTTTTAATTTTAGATTTCTGTAATAATTTTGAATTCTTTAGAGTAAATCCAAAGGAATTTGAAGGGGGAAAAGTAGAAACAATTACAGAAAAGTTATTTAATATTAAGGTAGAAATAATTAAAGAGCTTCAAGACTTAAAGTGTTCTGATAGTGAATATATGGATTTAAGAAAAGAATTAGTAGATGAGCTATTAAATAGTATTAAAGGGTTAAATGAAGATAATTTTTTAGTTAGAATGAATTTAAACTATGTGCAAAAGTTTAAAAATGAAAAAGAGTGGGAAGCTTTAGGTGCTGTTTCAGTTAATCAATTAAAAGAGTATGTTTCAATGTTGATTACTCCATTAAATGATGATGAGTTAGCTAAAAGATTTGATTTAGTAATGTATAATATACAATTTGCATACCTTAAAGGTACTAATGCCACAAGAGGAATTAAATCAGTTATAAATACAGCAGAGCAGTTATCAAAACTTGGCACTATACCACAAATTCAACAGCAAAAGTATGTTATTGAAAAGGTCATGACAGAAAGTTTTTGGGAAAGTGCAGATATATTTGAACTAGATGGAGTTAGAGAAGCGTTAAGAGATCTTATAAAATATTTAGAAAGAAAAGGTCAATTGATTTATTATACAGAGTTTAAAGATATAATAATTTCAGAAGAAAGAAACACTTCTATATATAATGTGAATGACCTTAAAAATTATAGAAAGAAGGTTGAACATTATTTAAGTGAACATAAAGATGAAATATCTATATATAAACTTAGAAATAATAAGAAATTAACTAAGGAGGATATAACCCATTTAGAAAATATAATGTTTACTGAGTTAGGTAGTTTATCAGATTATCAAAAAGAGTTTGGAGATACTCCGATTACAAAGCTTGTTAGAAATATAGTGGGATTAGATAGAACAGCAGCTAATGAAGCTTTTTCAGAGTTTTTAAATAATGAGAATTTAAACTCATTACAAATTAACTTTGTCAAATTAATAGTTGATTATGTAGTTAAAAATGGAATGATAGATGATAATAGAGTCTTAACAGAAGATCCTTTTAGAACTATAGGTAATATAGTTGAATTATTTGAAAATGATATAGATATAAGAGGTAATTTATTAAAGGTAATTAAAGAAATAAAGGATAACGCAATAGAGGTTAGTTAG
- a CDS encoding PucR family transcriptional regulator yields MALCCRDLFQLKHFSKARLLAGKSGLNREISLPYVRNTESISKWLYGRELLFVTYESSKKESDDLLLLLEECIDKNLSGVVILIDDKDIENIPKKMIDRADEERLPLFIMPWDIKLIDIIQEIFLKIEEKREESKNAKHFLESILFSQDQAYEDINTLAEFYNINLRPYHFICIFKVKEFNNISYESENVSKSILTSLEEMLSIKDHTIIPMQYANHLMVLVLADNSEEIKNSLKATEAVFNIMNSRYSNVEVNLSFSRIRDTYSEIKTSYKEAFKALSLIDIYSKETSVIKYNELGIVKLFVELNDIKEIQQYCYENLGPILEYDKSHGMNLIGTLKCYFENNRHLVKTSQALFIHRNTLLYRLATIKELIQKDLDDAMNNLELFNSILIYEFLNLQNKK; encoded by the coding sequence ATGGCTCTTTGTTGTAGAGATTTATTTCAACTTAAGCATTTTTCAAAAGCAAGATTATTGGCAGGTAAGAGTGGGTTAAATCGAGAGATTTCTTTGCCATATGTAAGGAATACAGAATCAATTTCTAAATGGCTTTATGGAAGGGAGCTTTTATTTGTTACATATGAAAGTAGTAAAAAAGAAAGTGATGATCTTTTATTATTACTAGAGGAGTGTATTGATAAAAACCTTTCAGGAGTTGTTATTTTAATTGATGATAAGGATATAGAAAATATTCCTAAAAAAATGATAGATAGAGCTGATGAGGAGAGGTTACCTTTATTTATAATGCCTTGGGATATAAAATTAATAGATATAATACAAGAGATATTTTTAAAAATAGAGGAAAAAAGAGAAGAGAGCAAAAATGCAAAGCATTTCCTTGAATCTATTCTTTTTTCTCAAGACCAAGCTTATGAAGATATAAATACTTTAGCAGAATTCTATAATATAAATTTAAGACCGTATCATTTTATCTGTATATTTAAAGTAAAAGAATTTAACAATATATCTTACGAGTCAGAAAATGTTAGTAAAAGTATCTTAACTTCTTTAGAGGAAATGTTAAGTATAAAGGATCACACTATAATTCCAATGCAGTATGCAAATCATTTAATGGTATTAGTGCTTGCAGATAATAGTGAAGAAATAAAAAATTCATTAAAGGCTACAGAAGCAGTATTTAATATTATGAATTCGAGGTATTCTAATGTGGAAGTTAACTTAAGTTTTAGTAGGATTAGAGATACTTATTCTGAAATAAAAACTAGTTATAAAGAAGCATTTAAAGCATTATCGCTTATTGATATATATAGTAAAGAAACTTCGGTAATTAAATATAATGAGCTTGGGATTGTCAAATTATTTGTTGAGTTAAATGATATTAAGGAAATACAACAATACTGTTATGAAAATTTAGGTCCAATTTTAGAATATGATAAAAGTCATGGAATGAATTTGATAGGAACATTAAAATGTTATTTTGAGAATAATAGACATTTAGTAAAAACATCACAAGCCTTATTTATTCATAGAAACACATTGCTTTATAGATTAGCTACCATTAAAGAATTAATACAAAAGGATTTAGATGATGCTATGAATAATCTAGAATTATTTAATAGTATATTGATATATGAGTTTTTAAATTTACAAAATAAAAAATAG
- a CDS encoding DMT family transporter, with protein sequence MKTKGIILTMLSSITFGFAFTLGPLTYGVEGSNPVTLTFLRNFLSLPFLLIIVLLLRINLKVTKKQFRDLVILGFVGNAITTLLLNMAFAHIDVGIVTPIHFTYPIFVTLGCVMFFQEKLSKQKVLALIIAMSGISCFFVSALTSASFGSSALMGLILAIVSGVFYAFYIIFMDKSGLKSEPPFKITFYVALASTIGMYLYGKATQELVFSTLTTKAWIISALFAFLCTVVALSLLQLGIKYVGASEAAVITTFEPITSVIFGAILLGEKITLIKIIACLLIFAGVLTLSFSKNKEAQLEADEESKSL encoded by the coding sequence ATGAAAACTAAAGGAATAATTCTTACAATGCTATCCTCTATCACATTCGGGTTTGCTTTTACCCTAGGACCTTTAACATATGGCGTTGAAGGAAGTAATCCTGTAACTTTAACATTTTTAAGAAACTTTTTAAGTTTACCATTCTTATTAATTATAGTTTTACTTTTAAGAATTAATTTAAAAGTAACTAAGAAACAATTTAGAGATTTAGTTATTTTAGGATTTGTTGGTAATGCTATTACAACATTATTATTAAATATGGCTTTTGCTCATATTGATGTTGGTATAGTAACTCCAATACATTTTACTTACCCAATATTTGTAACATTAGGTTGTGTTATGTTCTTCCAGGAAAAACTAAGTAAGCAAAAAGTTCTAGCTCTAATTATAGCTATGTCTGGTATAAGTTGTTTCTTTGTCTCAGCACTTACTTCAGCCTCATTTGGCTCTAGTGCGTTAATGGGATTAATTTTAGCTATAGTTTCAGGCGTATTTTATGCCTTCTATATTATATTTATGGATAAAAGTGGCCTAAAGAGTGAACCACCATTTAAAATAACATTCTATGTAGCGTTAGCTTCAACTATAGGTATGTACTTATATGGTAAAGCTACACAAGAGCTTGTATTCTCAACTCTAACTACTAAAGCATGGATTATATCTGCATTATTTGCATTTTTATGTACAGTTGTTGCACTATCATTATTACAACTTGGTATAAAATATGTAGGAGCCAGCGAAGCTGCTGTTATAACTACATTTGAACCTATAACAAGTGTTATATTTGGGGCAATCTTGTTAGGTGAAAAAATAACTTTAATAAAAATCATTGCATGTTTATTAATTTTTGCTGGTGTTTTAACTTTATCTTTTTCTAAGAATAAAGAAGCTCAATTGGAAGCAGATGAAGAATCAAAGAGCCTGTGA
- a CDS encoding creatininase, which translates to MYENVKMTNMTWMEFAKKKDDVIILPIGSTEQHGPHLPTCVDTVLAEGFAYRIAERVNGVVAPTLSYGYKSKPLSGGGPLFPGTIDLNGSTLQALVMDIIDEFVRDGFKKIFILSAHFENEAFVVEAMDLCSAKYGDKVQIVLTNWWDPMSPDLIDKIFDEVPFPGWALEHAAVTETSLMMYFAPELVREDKILDTENATPGTYFKYPIEKGIVPETGILASAKSSSAEKGKTMVDDVVENIVKIINEAYK; encoded by the coding sequence ATGTATGAAAATGTAAAAATGACAAATATGACATGGATGGAATTTGCCAAGAAAAAGGATGATGTTATCATATTACCAATAGGATCAACTGAACAACATGGACCTCATCTACCAACTTGTGTTGATACAGTATTAGCTGAAGGCTTTGCTTATCGTATAGCTGAAAGAGTAAATGGTGTAGTTGCTCCAACTCTTTCATATGGTTACAAATCAAAACCATTAAGTGGTGGTGGCCCATTATTCCCAGGAACTATCGATTTAAATGGATCAACATTACAAGCTTTAGTAATGGATATTATTGATGAATTCGTTCGTGATGGTTTCAAGAAAATCTTCATTTTAAGTGCTCACTTTGAAAATGAAGCTTTCGTTGTAGAAGCTATGGACTTATGTTCAGCTAAATATGGAGATAAAGTTCAAATCGTTCTTACTAACTGGTGGGATCCAATGTCACCTGATTTAATCGATAAAATATTTGATGAAGTTCCATTCCCAGGTTGGGCTTTAGAACATGCAGCTGTTACTGAAACTTCATTAATGATGTACTTTGCACCTGAACTTGTTAGAGAAGATAAGATTTTAGATACTGAAAATGCTACTCCAGGAACTTATTTCAAATATCCAATAGAAAAAGGTATCGTTCCTGAAACTGGTATATTAGCATCTGCTAAGTCTTCTTCAGCTGAAAAAGGAAAGACTATGGTTGACGACGTTGTAGAAAATATTGTTAAGATTATTAATGAAGCTTATAAATAA